In Rhizobiales bacterium NRL2, a genomic segment contains:
- a CDS encoding malonyl-CoA decarboxylase — translation MRRQIDACLADRGGAVSARLRAAELGRAYLGLNAKGRARFFALLAREYDIDPDEVDKASAALRAAEGEAERRTARRRLRRSLVPPRVHLLTQFNSLDRGVKFLVDMRADLLRAAREQPDLRDLDGDLQELLRGWFDVGFLEMAQITFNSPASLLEKLIDYEAVHEIRSWKDLKNRLDSDRRCFSFMHPNMPGEPLIFVEVALVNGMTDNVHALLDEAAPEVDPHAADTAIFYSISNCQAGLAGVGFGDFLIKRVVDRLSQRFPNLKSFATLSPIPGFRRWLEGALEGEEPLLAEAEDRLIRATARKESGHQGLKAILDDPGWVDDGDLVEAVREPLIRLGARYLAREKDSRGRPLDPVARFHLNNGARVERINWMGDRSESGLRQSAGMMVNYLYKLDEIEKNHEAFRGEGKVVASPQISRLCKGL, via the coding sequence ATCCGCCGTCAGATCGACGCCTGTCTGGCCGATCGGGGCGGCGCCGTCTCGGCCCGGCTCAGGGCCGCGGAGCTCGGCCGGGCCTATCTCGGCCTCAATGCGAAGGGACGCGCGCGCTTCTTCGCGCTGCTGGCGCGCGAGTACGACATCGACCCCGACGAGGTGGACAAGGCCTCGGCCGCGCTCCGCGCGGCGGAAGGGGAGGCGGAGCGCCGGACGGCCCGCCGCCGCCTGCGCAGAAGCCTGGTGCCGCCGCGCGTGCATCTGCTGACACAGTTCAACAGCCTCGACCGGGGCGTGAAGTTCCTGGTCGACATGCGCGCCGACCTGCTCCGTGCGGCGCGCGAGCAGCCAGACCTCAGGGACCTGGACGGCGATCTGCAGGAACTCCTGCGCGGCTGGTTCGACGTGGGCTTCCTGGAAATGGCGCAGATCACCTTCAATTCGCCGGCTTCGCTGCTGGAGAAGCTGATCGACTACGAGGCGGTCCACGAGATCCGGTCCTGGAAGGATCTGAAGAACCGCCTCGACTCCGATCGGCGCTGCTTCTCCTTCATGCATCCGAACATGCCCGGCGAGCCGCTGATCTTCGTGGAGGTCGCGCTGGTCAACGGCATGACCGACAATGTCCACGCGTTGCTCGACGAGGCCGCGCCGGAGGTCGATCCCCACGCCGCCGACACGGCGATCTTCTATTCCATCTCCAACTGCCAGGCGGGCCTGGCGGGCGTCGGCTTCGGCGATTTCCTGATCAAGCGCGTGGTCGACCGGCTGAGCCAGCGCTTTCCGAACCTGAAATCGTTCGCGACCCTGTCGCCGATTCCCGGTTTCCGACGCTGGCTCGAGGGGGCGCTGGAAGGCGAGGAGCCGCTGCTGGCGGAGGCCGAGGACCGTCTGATCCGCGCCACCGCCCGCAAGGAAAGCGGCCACCAGGGCCTGAAGGCCATCCTCGACGATCCGGGCTGGGTCGATGACGGCGATCTGGTCGAAGCCGTCCGCGAGCCGCTGATCCGGCTCGGCGCGCGCTACCTGGCGCGGGAGAAGGATTCCCGGGGGCGGCCACTGGACCCCGTGGCCCGCTTTCACCTCAACAACGGCGCAAGGGTGGAGCGGATCAACTGGATGGGCGACCGATCCGAATCCGGCCTGCGCCAGTCGGCCGGCATGATGGTCAATTATCTCTACAAGCTGGACGAGATCGAAAAGAACCACGAGGCCTTCCGCGGTGAGGGCAAGGTGGTCGCCTCGCCGCAGATTTCGCGTCTTTGCAAGGGCCTTTAA
- a CDS encoding bifunctional ADP-dependent (S)-NAD(P)H-hydrate dehydratase/NAD(P)H-hydrate epimerase — protein MAWPPPADIALTVRQMYAADEYAVSHGVDGETLMENAGGGAADAILARYAPQPVMVLCGPGNNGGDGFVIARHLRAAGWPVRLALMGDPARLRGDAATMAGRWEGEIEALTGGCLGEATLVVDALFGAGLSRPLEGVPAELAEASRGRAVVAVDVPSGVRGDDGGHDGPVFRADLTTTFFTLKPGHLLAPGRFLCGHVEVIDIGTPLSALDEIAPECFRNAPPLWRQALPRLTPEGHKYARGHALVSGGGVTASGAARMAAEGALRAGAGLVTCAVPPSAAIVYAAHLTAVMLTSVADADAWRELLADDRKNAVLVGPGHGVDQRTRDFVLAALDAGKRTVLDADAITVFKDDPAALFAAIAGPCVLTPHSGEFGRLFESGADKLTVTRDAARRSGAVVVHKGPDTVIAAPDGRAAINDNAPPTLATAGAGDVLAGIVLGLLAQGMPAFEAACAAVWMHGEVGRIVGPGLIAEDLAPALPVVLKALLET, from the coding sequence ATGGCCTGGCCGCCGCCTGCCGATATCGCTCTCACGGTCCGGCAGATGTATGCCGCCGACGAGTACGCCGTAAGCCACGGCGTGGATGGCGAGACGCTGATGGAGAACGCCGGCGGCGGCGCGGCGGACGCCATCCTGGCGCGCTACGCCCCACAGCCGGTGATGGTGCTCTGCGGGCCGGGCAACAATGGCGGCGACGGTTTCGTCATCGCCCGGCATCTGCGCGCTGCCGGCTGGCCCGTGCGGCTGGCGCTGATGGGCGATCCCGCTCGGCTGCGGGGTGATGCCGCAACCATGGCCGGACGCTGGGAAGGCGAAATCGAGGCGCTCACCGGCGGCTGCCTGGGCGAGGCGACGCTGGTCGTCGACGCGCTGTTCGGCGCCGGTCTGTCGCGGCCCCTGGAAGGTGTCCCCGCCGAACTGGCCGAGGCCAGCCGGGGGCGGGCCGTGGTGGCGGTAGACGTGCCGAGCGGGGTGCGCGGCGACGATGGCGGCCATGACGGTCCGGTCTTCCGCGCCGACCTGACGACGACGTTCTTCACCCTGAAGCCGGGTCACCTGCTGGCGCCGGGGCGGTTCCTGTGCGGCCATGTCGAGGTCATCGACATCGGTACGCCACTTTCCGCCCTGGACGAGATCGCCCCCGAATGCTTTCGCAACGCGCCGCCGCTCTGGCGGCAGGCGCTGCCCCGGCTGACGCCCGAGGGCCACAAGTACGCGCGCGGCCACGCCCTCGTTTCCGGGGGCGGCGTGACCGCTTCGGGCGCCGCGCGCATGGCGGCGGAAGGCGCGCTGAGGGCCGGGGCGGGTCTGGTCACCTGCGCCGTGCCGCCATCGGCGGCGATCGTCTACGCCGCGCACCTTACGGCAGTGATGCTGACCTCGGTCGCGGACGCCGACGCCTGGCGGGAGCTGCTTGCCGACGATCGCAAGAACGCCGTTCTGGTCGGGCCGGGCCATGGCGTCGACCAGCGCACCCGCGACTTCGTGCTGGCGGCGCTCGACGCGGGCAAGCGCACCGTGCTCGACGCCGACGCCATCACGGTCTTCAAGGACGATCCTGCCGCGTTGTTCGCGGCCATCGCCGGTCCCTGTGTGCTGACGCCCCATTCGGGCGAGTTCGGCCGTCTGTTCGAGAGCGGCGCCGACAAGCTGACCGTCACCCGCGATGCCGCACGCCGCAGCGGCGCGGTCGTGGTGCACAAGGGACCGGATACCGTGATCGCGGCCCCCGACGGGCGCGCCGCGATCAACGACAATGCGCCGCCCACGCTCGCCACCGCGGGCGCCGGCGATGTGCTTGCCGGTATCGTCCTGGGTCTTCTCGCCCAGGGCATGCCCGCCTTCGAGGCGGCCTGCGCGGCGGTGTGGATGCACGGCGAGGTGGGACGAATTGTCGGGCCGGGGCTGATTGCCGAAGACCTTGCGCCCGCTCTGCCCGTCGTGCTGAAAGCCCTTCTCGAAACCTGA